From one Anaerotruncus rubiinfantis genomic stretch:
- the galU gene encoding UTP--glucose-1-phosphate uridylyltransferase GalU produces the protein MKVRKAVIPAAGLGTRVLPASKAVPKEMLPIVDKPAIQYIVEEAVASGIEDILIITNRGKSLIEDHFDHAPELEEKLLSSGKQDLYDTVVSLAHLANIQYVRQKETRGLGHAVWCAKSFVGSEPFAVLYGDDVIISEKPAIGQLMAVNEQYGKSVVGIKPVAAELLPSYCTLDVKQVQDRVYQVFDMIEKPLPSEILSNFAILGRCVLTPDIFELIEQTPPSRNGEIQLTDAMRAFAKRGDMMGVEYEGVRYDMGNKLGILQAIVEVGLAHPEIGDGFREYLKSISKSL, from the coding sequence GTGAAGGTACGCAAAGCAGTTATCCCCGCCGCTGGGCTCGGCACCCGGGTGCTTCCCGCATCCAAAGCTGTCCCGAAGGAGATGCTCCCCATTGTGGACAAGCCCGCGATTCAGTATATCGTCGAGGAAGCGGTCGCTTCCGGCATCGAGGACATCCTGATCATCACCAACCGCGGCAAGAGTCTCATTGAGGATCACTTTGACCATGCGCCGGAACTTGAGGAAAAACTGCTTTCTTCCGGCAAACAGGATCTTTACGATACGGTGGTCTCGCTCGCGCATCTGGCGAACATCCAATATGTCCGCCAAAAGGAAACCCGCGGGCTCGGCCACGCGGTCTGGTGTGCGAAATCCTTTGTCGGCAGCGAACCGTTTGCCGTCCTTTACGGCGACGACGTCATCATTTCGGAAAAGCCCGCGATCGGCCAGCTGATGGCCGTCAACGAGCAGTACGGCAAAAGCGTCGTCGGCATCAAGCCGGTGGCGGCCGAACTGCTTCCGAGCTATTGCACGCTTGACGTCAAGCAGGTTCAGGACCGCGTCTACCAGGTGTTCGACATGATCGAAAAGCCGCTCCCGTCTGAGATTCTTTCCAATTTTGCCATCCTCGGCCGCTGCGTGCTGACCCCGGACATCTTCGAACTGATCGAACAGACCCCCCCTTCCCGCAACGGCGAAATCCAGCTCACCGACGCGATGCGCGCTTTTGCAAAACGCGGCGACATGATGGGCGTCGAATATGAAGGCGTCCGCTACGACATGGGCAACAAGCTCGGCATCCTGCAGGCCATCGTCGAAGTGGGGCTTGCCCATCCTGAAATTGGGGACGGGTTCCGGGAATACCTGAAGAGCATTTCCAAGAGTCTCTAG
- a CDS encoding RING finger protein — protein MANYTGVHCPVCKKRFTDDDDIVVCPICGAPHHRECYRQLGHCALDELHIKGHTWQPEGGRQEDRSAQGPKAGAASGDSTACPACGAHNPTTGLFCQICGAPLKGPAVQPRQAPPPYGANGFGSAQTPFQNAYTLAFGGLSPEEEIDGVTARDAALFIGENSQYFLPRFKKMAEGSPVSFNFCALIFNFLYFFYRKMYFFGGLLLGLVVLTQIPTFFVMPEYTAFILANIEDISMGIMPAEFIPQTNLWAWAVLPYMRYFTFGISIAFAAFANRFYMGFVLRSVKNIRARFLDQNGQVADDRAYVDELAYRGRTSRAAVIAVLGSVIACYFMVCFLIAGIVAV, from the coding sequence TTGGCAAACTATACAGGTGTTCATTGCCCGGTGTGCAAGAAACGCTTCACGGATGATGACGATATCGTGGTGTGCCCAATCTGCGGCGCCCCCCATCACCGCGAATGCTATCGGCAGCTTGGCCACTGCGCCCTGGACGAACTGCATATCAAAGGACATACCTGGCAACCGGAAGGCGGCCGGCAGGAGGACCGGTCCGCCCAAGGACCAAAAGCCGGGGCCGCTTCCGGAGACAGCACGGCCTGCCCCGCCTGCGGGGCGCACAACCCAACGACCGGTCTTTTCTGCCAGATTTGCGGCGCGCCGCTCAAAGGCCCCGCCGTGCAGCCCCGGCAGGCCCCGCCGCCCTATGGGGCGAATGGGTTCGGCAGCGCGCAGACGCCCTTCCAGAACGCTTATACCCTGGCGTTTGGCGGACTTTCCCCGGAAGAGGAAATCGACGGCGTTACCGCGCGGGATGCGGCGCTGTTTATCGGGGAAAATTCCCAGTACTTTCTTCCGCGTTTTAAAAAAATGGCGGAAGGTTCGCCGGTCAGCTTCAATTTCTGCGCACTCATCTTCAATTTCCTCTATTTCTTCTACCGCAAGATGTATTTCTTCGGCGGCCTGCTTCTGGGCCTCGTCGTACTGACCCAGATTCCCACTTTCTTCGTCATGCCGGAATATACCGCTTTTATTTTAGCCAATATAGAAGATATCAGCATGGGTATCATGCCTGCGGAATTCATCCCGCAGACCAACCTGTGGGCCTGGGCGGTTCTCCCGTATATGCGCTATTTCACCTTCGGCATCTCGATTGCTTTTGCAGCGTTTGCCAATCGCTTCTATATGGGGTTCGTCCTGCGCAGCGTGAAAAATATCCGCGCCCGGTTTCTCGATCAGAACGGGCAGGTTGCGGATGACCGCGCCTATGTCGACGAACTGGCATACCGCGGGCGCACCAGCCGGGCGGCTGTCATCGCGGTGCTTGGCAGCGTCATTGCATGCTATTTTATGGTCTGCTTCCTCATCGCGGGCATTGTCGCCGTTTAA
- the prfB gene encoding peptide chain release factor 2: MLQFEELRLRLEGHKDELADLAQAIGYEGLRRKLAELEEKTTVPGFWNDVEKSQQNQLETAKVRAKLEGCDGLGRLYDDTLTLIELANEEEDESVYPEALADVEKFEQELETQKLSTLLTGEYDANNAILTFHAGAGGTEAQDWAQMLYRMYTRWSERHGYKYRILDYLDGDEAGIKSASILIEGTNAYGFLRSESGVHRLVRVSPFDASGRRHTSFASLEVIPELPDDKTVEIDPEDIKMEVFRSSGAGGQHINKTSSAVRLIHIPTGIVVSCQNERSQFQNREMCMKMLTAKLVEIKEREHLENINEIKGEQMQIAWGSQIRSYVFMPYTLAKDHRTGFEMGNINAVMDGDLDGFINAYLKAASLGTLGSGGADD, encoded by the coding sequence ATGTTACAATTTGAAGAACTGCGGCTGCGGCTGGAGGGGCATAAGGACGAGCTTGCCGACCTGGCGCAGGCGATCGGTTACGAAGGGCTCAGGCGCAAGCTGGCCGAGCTGGAGGAAAAGACCACTGTCCCTGGCTTCTGGAACGACGTGGAAAAATCCCAGCAGAACCAGCTCGAGACCGCCAAGGTCCGCGCCAAGCTGGAGGGCTGCGACGGGCTCGGCCGCCTTTACGATGACACGCTGACCCTCATCGAGCTGGCTAATGAGGAGGAGGACGAGTCGGTCTATCCGGAAGCGCTGGCGGATGTGGAAAAATTTGAACAGGAGCTGGAGACCCAGAAGCTTTCGACCCTGCTGACCGGCGAATACGATGCGAACAACGCAATCCTCACCTTCCATGCGGGCGCGGGCGGCACCGAGGCGCAGGACTGGGCCCAGATGCTTTACCGGATGTATACCCGATGGTCCGAGCGCCATGGCTATAAATATCGAATTCTTGATTATCTCGACGGGGATGAGGCTGGCATCAAGAGCGCGTCGATCCTGATCGAAGGCACCAACGCTTACGGCTTCCTGCGTTCCGAATCGGGCGTGCACCGGCTGGTGCGCGTCTCGCCATTCGATGCGTCCGGCCGGCGGCACACCTCGTTCGCGTCGCTCGAGGTCATCCCCGAGCTGCCGGATGACAAGACAGTGGAAATTGACCCTGAGGATATCAAGATGGAAGTGTTCCGTTCGTCCGGCGCGGGCGGCCAGCACATCAATAAAACCTCCTCGGCGGTGCGCCTCATCCATATCCCGACCGGCATCGTGGTCTCCTGCCAGAATGAGCGCAGCCAGTTCCAGAACCGCGAGATGTGTATGAAGATGCTGACCGCGAAGCTGGTGGAAATCAAGGAGCGCGAGCACCTCGAAAACATCAACGAGATCAAGGGCGAGCAGATGCAGATTGCGTGGGGCTCGCAGATCCGTTCTTATGTGTTCATGCCTTACACCCTGGCCAAAGACCACCGCACCGGTTTTGAGATGGGCAACATCAATGCGGTGATGGACGGCGACCTCGATGGATTTATCAACGCCTACCTCAAGGCGGCGAGCCTCGGCACGCTCGGCAGCGGCGGCGCGGACGACTGA
- a CDS encoding EamA family transporter produces MWAVYAVGSAVFAALTSILAKIGIENVNSNLATAIRTVVVLVLAWGMVFLTGSQSGIKDISQKSMLFLVLSGLATGLSWLCYYRALQIGQASKVVPIDKCSVIITLVMAFLILHEPFTVKALIGSFLILAGTLFMVL; encoded by the coding sequence ATGTGGGCGGTCTATGCGGTTGGCTCGGCGGTGTTTGCTGCGCTGACCTCGATCCTGGCAAAGATCGGCATTGAAAATGTAAACTCAAACCTGGCCACCGCCATCCGGACAGTGGTGGTGCTGGTGCTCGCGTGGGGGATGGTGTTCCTGACCGGAAGCCAGAGCGGCATCAAGGATATTTCCCAGAAAAGTATGCTGTTCCTGGTGCTTTCCGGGCTTGCGACCGGGCTTTCCTGGCTCTGCTACTACAGAGCGCTGCAGATTGGGCAAGCGAGCAAGGTGGTCCCGATTGACAAATGCAGCGTGATCATCACGCTGGTGATGGCCTTTCTCATCCTGCATGAGCCGTTCACCGTGAAGGCGCTGATCGGATCGTTCCTGATCCTGGCGGGCACCCTGTTTATGGTACTGTAA
- a CDS encoding peptidoglycan D,D-transpeptidase FtsI family protein, which translates to MGKRAISIYVALVLMFTGLLCRMYMLSAQGDLLASAAHSQSTYLLDVDRTRGLIYDCNLKPLVAQKKRTVAAVLPSPEANAALTVAIREEGEQFDFDPQAQKPYTVPLEEASVYAKNVDMFDVVQRYSDGQLAPHIIGYLNPEKTDGAAGIEMAYNDLLRQYDGSLQLRYTLDAVGRTMSTMAPEVVKNNYESDGGVVLTLDADIQWAAQYAMREVEKGAAVVMDVENGNILASVSMPAYDPNDLAASLKDPDSPFVNRAFSQYSVGSTFKLVTAAAALESGIGRFAPYNCEGYIDVDGHIFYCHWRNGHGEIDMKKAVEVSCNPFFINLGLETGGKRIVSMARDIGFTRAAQFTDDIKTQSGTLPDEAELENPAAVANLSFGQGSLTATPVQIAQMICTVANGGYAVTPRLVEGFTDNGRTIYEHATAYAPNRVFSKRTSDILREFLVGNVENGSGRPAKPNYSTAGGKTASAQTGIYRTPGDEDSEIVHAWFAGYFPAESPKYAIAVLVEGGESGQDVAGPIFKRIADGIYLSKS; encoded by the coding sequence ATGGGAAAAAGAGCAATTTCAATCTATGTGGCGCTCGTCTTGATGTTCACGGGGCTGCTTTGCCGGATGTATATGCTTTCCGCGCAAGGGGATCTGCTCGCTTCGGCGGCGCATAGCCAGAGCACCTATCTTCTGGACGTAGACCGGACCCGCGGACTTATTTACGACTGTAATTTAAAGCCTTTGGTGGCCCAGAAGAAACGGACGGTGGCCGCGGTGCTGCCGTCGCCGGAGGCAAACGCCGCGCTCACAGTCGCAATCCGCGAGGAAGGCGAACAGTTCGATTTCGACCCGCAGGCGCAGAAGCCGTACACTGTACCTCTGGAGGAGGCTTCGGTCTATGCGAAAAATGTGGATATGTTCGACGTGGTACAGCGGTATTCGGACGGGCAGCTCGCTCCGCACATCATCGGTTACCTGAATCCTGAAAAGACCGATGGCGCTGCGGGGATCGAGATGGCTTACAACGATCTGCTGCGGCAGTATGACGGCAGCTTGCAGCTGCGGTATACGCTCGATGCGGTCGGCCGTACGATGTCGACCATGGCGCCTGAGGTGGTGAAAAACAACTACGAGAGCGATGGCGGCGTGGTGCTGACCCTAGACGCGGACATCCAGTGGGCGGCGCAGTATGCGATGCGGGAGGTGGAAAAAGGAGCGGCGGTTGTGATGGATGTGGAAAACGGGAACATCTTGGCTTCTGTTTCGATGCCCGCTTATGATCCAAACGATCTGGCGGCCAGCCTCAAGGACCCGGACAGCCCGTTCGTCAACCGTGCGTTTTCGCAGTACAGCGTCGGCTCTACCTTCAAGCTTGTGACCGCTGCGGCAGCGCTTGAATCTGGGATCGGACGTTTTGCGCCTTATAACTGCGAAGGATATATCGATGTGGACGGACATATCTTTTACTGCCACTGGCGCAACGGCCACGGCGAGATCGACATGAAAAAAGCGGTCGAGGTTTCCTGCAACCCGTTTTTTATCAATCTGGGGCTTGAAACAGGCGGAAAGCGGATCGTTTCAATGGCTCGTGACATCGGATTTACCCGCGCCGCGCAGTTCACCGACGACATCAAAACCCAGAGCGGCACCCTTCCGGACGAAGCGGAACTCGAGAACCCTGCAGCGGTTGCAAACCTTTCGTTTGGACAAGGAAGCCTGACCGCGACGCCGGTGCAGATCGCGCAGATGATCTGCACCGTGGCAAACGGCGGCTACGCGGTCACGCCGCGGCTGGTGGAGGGGTTTACCGACAACGGCCGCACCATCTATGAGCATGCGACTGCCTATGCGCCGAACAGGGTTTTTTCAAAGCGCACCTCGGACATCCTGCGGGAATTTCTCGTGGGAAATGTGGAGAACGGCAGCGGCAGGCCGGCCAAGCCGAATTACAGCACGGCGGGCGGAAAGACCGCTTCGGCGCAGACCGGCATCTACCGCACCCCGGGCGATGAGGACAGCGAGATCGTACACGCCTGGTTCGCGGGATATTTCCCTGCGGAATCGCCAAAATATGCGATTGCCGTGCTGGTGGAGGGCGGCGAATCCGGACAGGACGTGGCGGGTCCTATCTTTAAGCGGATCGCGGATGGGATTTACCTTTCAAAATCCTGA
- a CDS encoding DegV family protein, translating into MRNYLVVTDSNADLVPGYAAANDVIEMELTYTLDDKTYYCNDPALSRPEFYARMRAGKMPITAQINLESAKAIMGPALEAGNDLLCVMFSSALSGTYNSVRLAAEELAQEHPEAKIIVLDSLAASAGQGMLVARAVGYKAQGLTIDEAARRLRADIPHLAHLFTVDDLNHLHRGGRVSAATALFGTMLGIKPVLHVDDEGRLVPTGKVRGRRASLLALVDGMEQQIDRERCDCFALSHGDCIDDAQFVADEVCKRFGLKNYTISYVGPTVGAHSGPGTVALFFYAKYK; encoded by the coding sequence ATGCGAAATTACCTCGTTGTCACCGATTCCAATGCGGATCTGGTTCCCGGATATGCGGCCGCGAACGACGTCATTGAGATGGAGCTGACCTATACCCTGGATGACAAAACTTATTACTGCAACGATCCGGCGCTTTCCCGTCCGGAGTTTTATGCCCGGATGCGGGCCGGCAAGATGCCGATCACCGCACAGATCAATCTGGAGAGCGCGAAAGCGATCATGGGGCCCGCGCTCGAAGCTGGAAACGACCTGCTTTGCGTGATGTTTTCGTCGGCGCTTTCCGGCACTTACAACAGTGTGCGGCTGGCGGCGGAGGAGCTCGCGCAGGAGCATCCTGAGGCGAAGATCATCGTCCTGGATAGCTTGGCTGCTTCGGCAGGGCAGGGGATGCTGGTGGCGCGCGCGGTCGGCTACAAGGCACAGGGATTGACAATCGACGAAGCGGCGCGGCGCCTGCGCGCGGATATTCCACATCTGGCGCACCTGTTCACGGTGGACGACCTGAACCACCTGCACCGCGGCGGCCGCGTCTCGGCCGCGACAGCGCTTTTCGGCACGATGCTCGGCATCAAGCCAGTGCTGCACGTCGACGACGAAGGGCGTCTCGTCCCAACCGGCAAGGTGCGCGGCCGGCGCGCTTCGCTGCTTGCGCTGGTGGACGGGATGGAACAGCAGATCGACCGGGAACGCTGCGACTGCTTCGCCCTGAGCCATGGAGACTGCATTGATGACGCGCAGTTTGTGGCGGACGAGGTCTGCAAACGCTTTGGCCTGAAAAACTACACGATCAGCTATGTCGGCCCGACGGTCGGCGCGCATTCCGGTCCTGGGACTGTGGCGCTCTTTTTCTATGCAAAATATAAATAG
- the dnaX gene encoding DNA polymerase III subunit gamma/tau: protein MYQALYRKWRPKDFEDVVGQDHITVTLKNEVASGKFSHAYLFTGSRGTGKTTCSKIIAKAVNCLHPVDGNPCNECEICRGIDEGSILDVVEIDAASNNGVDNIRQLREEAYFMPSVAKYRVYILDECHMLSAGAVNALLKILEEPPEHVIFILATTEIHKVLPTILSRCQRFDFKRIKSRTIADRLLYVAGEEGFLLTDDAALLIARLSDGGMRDALSLLDLCTSYTGEINVRTVTEAAGLAGQGHLFDLAAAAIAKDPTAALRTVEALSENSVDFARLTEQLVGHFRNLMLVKTVKEPEELVQATPEDLERLRTQAKGITLPQVLMAIDLLQETMGKISRTAFKRTEFEMALIRLCDQQLGGGLEGVLDRLEKLERAVRTGVRPAAPEQPEAAAKPAQAGETANLSGQAAAPSAPKPGTSEVMPFPDWAKVLSELQPHNGALYGAMIDSRAYTSGDLMLIDCANDMFRQLLRTSIAAKESLRDAILAVTGRKYNLGPYNPQKHTVAQKTDDPLEGLLKKASELNVPLELK, encoded by the coding sequence ATGTATCAGGCCCTTTACCGCAAATGGCGGCCGAAGGACTTTGAGGATGTGGTTGGACAGGATCATATCACCGTAACCCTCAAAAATGAGGTGGCTTCGGGAAAATTCTCCCACGCCTATCTGTTCACCGGTTCGCGCGGCACCGGCAAAACCACCTGTTCGAAGATCATTGCCAAGGCGGTCAACTGCCTGCATCCGGTCGATGGAAACCCCTGCAACGAATGCGAGATCTGCCGCGGCATTGATGAGGGTTCGATCCTCGACGTGGTTGAAATCGACGCGGCCAGCAACAACGGCGTTGACAACATCCGCCAGCTGCGCGAAGAGGCGTATTTCATGCCTTCGGTGGCAAAATACCGAGTGTACATCCTCGACGAGTGCCACATGCTTTCGGCCGGCGCGGTCAACGCCCTGCTGAAAATTTTGGAGGAACCGCCGGAGCATGTCATCTTCATCCTGGCGACCACCGAAATCCACAAGGTGCTTCCGACCATCCTGTCCCGCTGCCAGCGGTTTGACTTTAAACGTATCAAATCCCGCACGATTGCCGACCGGCTTTTGTATGTGGCCGGGGAGGAGGGCTTTTTGCTCACGGACGACGCGGCGCTCCTGATCGCCCGCCTTTCGGACGGCGGCATGCGCGATGCGCTTTCGCTGCTCGACCTGTGCACCTCTTACACCGGTGAGATCAACGTGCGGACGGTGACTGAAGCGGCCGGGCTTGCCGGGCAGGGGCATCTGTTCGATCTCGCTGCCGCCGCGATTGCGAAGGATCCCACCGCCGCCTTGCGCACCGTCGAGGCGCTCAGCGAAAATTCGGTGGACTTCGCGCGGCTCACAGAGCAGCTTGTGGGGCATTTTCGCAACTTGATGCTTGTGAAAACGGTGAAGGAGCCGGAGGAGCTTGTGCAGGCGACGCCGGAGGATCTCGAACGCCTGCGTACGCAGGCGAAAGGGATCACCCTGCCGCAGGTGCTCATGGCGATCGACCTTCTGCAGGAGACGATGGGGAAAATTTCCCGTACCGCCTTTAAACGCACCGAATTTGAGATGGCGCTTATCCGCCTTTGCGATCAACAGCTTGGAGGCGGCCTGGAGGGCGTACTCGACCGACTGGAGAAGCTCGAACGCGCGGTGCGCACAGGCGTGCGGCCCGCGGCGCCGGAGCAGCCGGAGGCGGCAGCGAAGCCCGCGCAGGCCGGCGAAACGGCGAATTTGTCCGGGCAGGCGGCAGCGCCAAGCGCGCCAAAACCGGGAACCTCCGAAGTGATGCCGTTTCCCGACTGGGCGAAGGTGCTTTCCGAGCTGCAGCCGCACAACGGCGCGCTCTACGGCGCGATGATCGATTCGCGGGCGTATACGAGCGGCGACCTGATGCTGATCGACTGCGCGAACGACATGTTCCGCCAGCTTTTACGCACCAGCATCGCGGCAAAGGAGAGCTTGCGTGACGCGATCCTCGCGGTCACCGGCCGCAAATACAATCTGGGACCCTATAATCCCCAAAAGCACACCGTCGCCCAGAAAACGGACGACCCGCTCGAGGGACTTTTGAAGAAGGCGAGCGAACTGAACGTTCCGCTCGAACTCAAGTAA
- a CDS encoding YbaB/EbfC family nucleoid-associated protein has translation MKARLPKGMGGGAPNNMNAMIRQAQKIQEDMRKKQEELAEMDFKTTAGGGMVEVTISGKKELKELILKPEVVNPDDIEMLQDLIMAAVNEAIRTVEDTTNAEMDKIAGGLNVPGVV, from the coding sequence ATGAAAGCAAGGCTTCCGAAAGGCATGGGCGGCGGCGCCCCGAACAATATGAACGCAATGATCCGTCAGGCGCAGAAGATCCAGGAGGATATGCGCAAGAAACAGGAAGAACTGGCAGAGATGGACTTCAAAACCACCGCTGGCGGCGGCATGGTGGAAGTGACCATCAGCGGCAAGAAAGAGCTCAAGGAGCTGATCCTCAAACCGGAAGTGGTCAATCCGGACGACATCGAGATGCTGCAGGACCTGATCATGGCTGCGGTCAACGAAGCGATCCGCACGGTGGAGGATACAACCAACGCCGAAATGGACAAAATCGCGGGCGGGCTGAACGTTCCGGGCGTGGTTTAA
- the recR gene encoding recombination mediator RecR, with translation MTYNVIPLTKLIEQFERLPGIGRKSAQRLAFHVLSLPREKAQEFADAILEAHDKIKKCKICQSLTESEVCPICSDTARDRGIVCVVENSQDVIAFERTREYHGLYHVLHGLISPMDGVGPDQLYIKELLSRMGSGEIAEVVMATNPTVEGEATAMYIARLLKPMGVKVTRLAYGIPVGGNLEYADEVTLYRALEGRSEI, from the coding sequence ATGACATACAATGTAATACCGCTGACAAAACTGATCGAACAGTTTGAACGGCTGCCCGGCATTGGCCGCAAAAGTGCGCAGCGCCTGGCGTTTCATGTCCTGTCGCTGCCGCGGGAGAAGGCGCAGGAATTTGCGGATGCGATTTTGGAAGCGCATGACAAGATTAAAAAATGCAAAATCTGTCAAAGCTTAACCGAGAGCGAGGTCTGCCCGATCTGTTCGGATACGGCCCGTGACCGCGGCATCGTCTGTGTGGTGGAAAACTCCCAGGACGTGATCGCTTTTGAGCGCACCCGTGAATATCATGGGCTTTATCATGTGCTGCATGGGCTCATTTCCCCGATGGACGGGGTCGGGCCGGATCAGCTCTACATCAAGGAACTGCTTTCCCGCATGGGGTCCGGCGAGATCGCCGAGGTGGTCATGGCCACCAATCCGACCGTCGAAGGCGAAGCCACCGCGATGTATATCGCGCGGCTTTTAAAACCGATGGGTGTGAAGGTGACCCGGCTTGCCTATGGCATTCCGGTGGGCGGGAATCTCGAATACGCGGATGAAGTGACCCTTTACCGTGCGCTCGAAGGCAGAAGCGAGATATGA
- a CDS encoding GtrA family protein has protein sequence MSKLEGRGAEELKRIVKFGITGVGNTLVDMAVGALLLFLGVNVYASKCVGYCAGMLNSYLINRKWTFQTKDRFFSLQMVRFIATNLIVLAVSMVLIKVFVEFLALSDLWAMLISTCCTMALNFIISRLWVFK, from the coding sequence ATGTCAAAACTAGAAGGACGCGGCGCTGAAGAGCTCAAACGGATTGTCAAGTTCGGGATCACCGGCGTGGGGAACACGTTGGTGGATATGGCCGTCGGCGCGCTGCTTTTGTTTCTCGGCGTGAACGTCTACGCATCGAAATGCGTGGGCTACTGTGCCGGGATGCTCAACAGCTACCTGATCAACCGGAAGTGGACCTTCCAGACGAAGGACCGGTTCTTCAGCCTGCAGATGGTGCGTTTTATCGCCACCAACCTGATCGTCCTGGCGGTTAGTATGGTGCTCATCAAGGTGTTCGTGGAATTTTTGGCACTGAGTGATCTTTGGGCAATGTTGATTTCCACCTGCTGCACGATGGCGCTCAATTTCATCATCAGCCGGCTGTGGGTATTCAAATGA
- the smpB gene encoding SsrA-binding protein SmpB: MERASTKTITLNRKARHEYFVEDSFEAGIELCGTEVKSLRKGSCNLKDSWCDIDHGELYIKQMHISPYEQGNIFNRDPYRPRKLLMHRREIAKLAALVAQQGYTLIPLSLYFKDSKVKVQLGLCKGKKLHDKRDDMARRDAQRDIDRALRDRQRN, from the coding sequence TTGGAACGCGCTTCCACCAAAACGATCACCTTAAACCGCAAGGCGCGGCATGAATATTTTGTGGAGGACAGCTTTGAAGCCGGGATCGAACTCTGCGGCACCGAAGTGAAGTCGTTGCGCAAAGGCTCCTGCAACTTGAAGGACAGCTGGTGCGACATCGATCACGGGGAGCTTTACATCAAGCAGATGCACATTTCCCCCTATGAGCAGGGCAATATCTTCAACCGGGATCCTTACCGGCCGCGAAAACTCCTGATGCACCGGCGTGAGATCGCCAAACTTGCGGCGCTCGTGGCTCAGCAGGGTTATACGCTGATCCCTTTGTCTCTCTATTTCAAAGATTCCAAGGTGAAGGTGCAGCTGGGACTCTGCAAAGGCAAAAAACTGCACGACAAACGCGACGATATGGCACGTCGCGACGCGCAGCGTGACATTGACCGCGCTCTGCGCGATAGACAAAGAAATTAA
- a CDS encoding helix-turn-helix domain-containing protein, whose amino-acid sequence MFFDILSSLCSDAGITPTKLVMDLGISKSNVTNWRIGKVPKSDTVQKIAAYFGVSTDYLLGNTDIKNKPAATEDDELLKNPEMREALIWFRSHSPEDQKRALNLLKALDIPPEPPKDK is encoded by the coding sequence ATGTTTTTTGATATTCTCAGTTCATTATGTTCTGATGCTGGCATTACCCCAACGAAGCTGGTTATGGATCTAGGAATAAGCAAATCCAATGTAACAAATTGGCGGATAGGGAAGGTTCCTAAATCTGATACTGTCCAAAAGATAGCAGCATACTTCGGCGTGTCGACCGATTATCTCCTGGGCAATACAGACATAAAAAACAAGCCCGCCGCCACAGAGGACGACGAGCTTTTGAAGAATCCTGAAATGCGTGAAGCTCTTATTTGGTTCCGCAGTCATTCTCCGGAAGATCAAAAACGAGCTCTGAATCTTCTGAAAGCTCTAGATATTCCTCCAGAACCGCCAAAAGATAAGTAA
- a CDS encoding zinc ribbon domain-containing protein: protein MTKCWKCGADNDDDYQFCKSCGQYRFAGKGYLIINQSGKARFLKFRTFMLILLLTVAAFGYILYLNNYNYAAAENYYFLATDLQNQLDPLQKECDELSQANRDLLDSISVMYTAEEVESLRQVFRDEMIEDLNWRDQNGDLITTEEQYWKYSDWFAKNINFMG, encoded by the coding sequence ATGACAAAATGTTGGAAGTGCGGAGCTGACAATGACGATGATTATCAATTTTGTAAAAGCTGCGGGCAATATCGTTTTGCCGGAAAAGGCTATCTGATTATTAACCAATCTGGCAAAGCTCGATTTTTAAAGTTTCGAACCTTTATGTTAATATTGCTTCTAACCGTCGCGGCCTTTGGCTATATCCTGTATTTAAACAACTATAATTACGCTGCCGCCGAAAACTATTATTTTCTCGCCACAGATTTACAAAACCAATTAGACCCCTTGCAAAAAGAATGTGACGAGTTGTCCCAGGCCAACCGCGATCTGTTAGATTCTATCTCTGTGATGTATACCGCCGAAGAGGTCGAATCTTTGCGGCAGGTTTTCCGGGATGAAATGATAGAAGATTTAAATTGGCGAGATCAAAACGGAGATTTAATTACCACGGAAGAACAATATTGGAAATATTCTGATTGGTTTGCAAAAAATATAAACTTCATGGGATAA